In one Rutidosis leptorrhynchoides isolate AG116_Rl617_1_P2 chromosome 8, CSIRO_AGI_Rlap_v1, whole genome shotgun sequence genomic region, the following are encoded:
- the LOC139862804 gene encoding uncharacterized protein, with translation MSCSIGFASSSSSSSSSSSSSSIIPPSQFLSKISPTTINRSVVRFPGRPYTFKFAIKKIGTASTRIGCFAALNPQLKTTLDNVVTSHKVILFMKGTKDFPQCGFSNTVVSILKAVNVPFETVNILENEMLRQGLKEYSQWPTFPQLYIDGEFFGGCDITVDAYKSGELQEILERASLS, from the exons ATGTCGTGTTCAATCGGtttcgcatcatcatcatcatcatcatcatcatcatcatcttcatcttcgatTATTCCACCTTCTCAATTTTTATCAAAAATTTCACCAACTACCATCAATCGTTCTGTGGTGCGCTTCCCTGGTCGTCCGTACACCTTCAAGTTCGCTATTAAAAAGATCGGAACAGCTTCAACAAGGATTGGGTGCTTTGCTG CATTAAATCCCCAATTGAAGACTACTTTGGATAACGTTGTAACATCACACAAGGTGATTCTTTTCATGAAGGGAACAAAGGACTTCCCACAATGCGGCTTCTCAAACACGGTTGTTTCAATTCTGAAGGCAGTCAATGTACCTTTTGAAACAGTTAACATATTGGAAAATGAAATGTTGCGTCAAGGGTTAAAGGAGTATTCTCAATGGCCAACGTTTCCTCAACTTTATATCGATGGCGAGTTCTTTGGTGGCTGTGACATAACTGTTG ATGCATACAAGAGTGGAGAGTTGCAGGAAATATTGGAGAGGGCATCATTATCCTGA